Proteins encoded in a region of the Carassius gibelio isolate Cgi1373 ecotype wild population from Czech Republic chromosome B5, carGib1.2-hapl.c, whole genome shotgun sequence genome:
- the LOC127958397 gene encoding myosin heavy chain, fast skeletal muscle-like yields MSTDAEMAVYGKAAIYLRKPEKERIEAQNKPFDAKAACYVVDDKELYVKGTIKSRDGGKVTVIVNDTKEERVAKEDDVHPMNPPKFDKIEDMAMMTHLNEPSVLYNLKERYAAWMIYTYSGLFCATVNPYKWLPVYDAEVVAAYRGKKRMEAPPHIFSVSDNAYQAMLTDRENQSVLITGESGAGKTVNTKRVIQYFATVAVHGDKKKEQTPGKMQGSLEDQIIAANPLLEAYGNAKTVRNDNSSRFGKFIRIHFGTSGKLASADIETYLLEKSRVTFQLPDERGYHIFYQMMTNHKPELIEMTLITTNPYDFPMCSQGQITVASIDDKEELVATDTAIDILGFSAEEKMGIYKFTGAVLHHGNMKFKQKQREEQAEPDGTEEADKISYLLGLNSADMLKALCYPRVKVGNEFVTKGQTVPQVYNSVSALCKSIYERMFLWMVVRINQMLDTKQQRNFFIGVLDIAGFEIFDFNSMEQLCINFTNEKLQQFFNHHMFVLEQEEYKKEGIVWEFIDFGMDLAACIELIEKPMGIFSILEEECMFPKATDTSFKNKLYDQHLGKCNAFQKPKPAKGKAEAHFSLVHYAGTVDYNISGWLDKNKDPLNESVVQLYQKSSVKLLATLYPPVVEETGGGKKGGKKKGGSMQTVSSQFRENLGKLMTNLRSTHPHFVRCLIPNESKIPGLMENHLVIHQLRCNGVLEGIRICRKGFPSRILYGDFKQRYKVLNASVIPEGQFIDNKKASEKLLGSIDVDHDQYRFGHTKVFFKAGLLGTLEEMRDEKLAALVTMTQAVCRGYLMRREFVKMMERRDAIYTIQYNVRSFMNVKHWPWMKVYYKIKPLLKSAETEKELATMKEDFVKCKEDLAKAEAKKKELEEKMVALLQEKNDLQLQVASESENLSDAEERCEGLIKSKIQLEAKLKETTERLEDEEEINAELTAKKRKLEDECSELKKDIDDLELTLAKVEKEKHATENKVKNLTEEMAAQDESIGKLTKEKKALQEAHQQTLDDLQAEEDKVNTLTKSKTKLEQQVDDLEGSLEQEKKLRMDLERAKRKLEGDLKLAQESIMDLENDKQQSDEKLKKKDFETSQLLSKIEDEQSLGAQLQKKIKELQARIEELEEEIEAERAARAKVEKQRADLSRELEEISERLEEAGGATAAQIEMNKKREAEFQKLRRDLEESTLQHEATAAALRKKQADSVAELGEQIDNLQRVKQKLEKEKSELKMEIDDLSSNMEAVAKAKANLEKICRTLEDQLSEIKSKNDENLRQINDLSAQRARLQTENGEFGRQLEEKEALVSQLTRGKQAFTQQIEELKRQIEEEVKAKNALAHAVQSARHDCDLLREQFEEEQEAKAELQRGMSKANSEVAQWRTKYETDAIQRTEELEESKKKLAQRLQEAEEQIEAVNSKCASLEKTKQRLQGEVEDLMIDVERANSLAANLDKKQRNFDKVLAEWKQKYEEGQAELEGAQKEARSLSTELFKMKNSYEESLDQLETLKRENKNLQQEISDLTEQLGETGKSIHELEKAKKAVETEKAEIQTALEEAEGTLEHEESKILRVQLELNQVKGEIDRKLAEKDEEMEQIKRNSQRVIESMQSTLDSEVRSRNDALRIKKKMEGDLNEMEIQLSHANRQASEAQKQLRNVQGQLKDAQLHLDDALRGQEDMKEQVAMVERRNTLMQAEIEELRAALEQTERGRKVAEQELVDASERVGLLHSQNTSLLNTKKKLETDLVQIQSEVDDTVQEARNAEEKAKKAITDAAMMAEELKKEQDTSAHLERMKKNLEVTVKDLQHRLDEAENLAMKGGKKQLQKLESRVRELEAEVEAEQRRGADAVKGVRKYERRVKELTYQTEEDKKNLNRLQDLVDKLQLKVKAYKRQSEEAEEQANTHLSKLRKAQHELEEAEERADIAESQVNKLRAKSRDAGKGKEAAE; encoded by the exons ATGAGTACAGACGCGGAGATGGCCGTTTATGGCAAGGCTGCCATTTACCTCCGTAAGCCTGAGAAGGAGAGAATCGAGGCTCAGAACAAACCATTTGATGCCAAAGCTGCTTGCTATGTGGTTGATGATAAAGAGCTGTACGTCAAGGGAACAATCAAGAGCAGAGATGGTGGCAAAGTCACTGTCATTGTGAATGACACTAAAGAG GAGAGAGTTGCAAAGGAGGATGACGTCCACCCAATGAATCCTCCCAAGTTTGACAAGATTGAGGACATGGCCATGATGACCCATCTCAATGAACCCTCTGTGCTGTATAACCTCAAAGAGCGCTATGCCGCATGGATGATCTAC ACTTACTCTGGGCTTTTTTGCGCTACTGTGAACCCCTACAAGTGGCTCCCAGTGTATGATGCAGAAGTGGTGGCTGCCTACAGAGGCAAGAAGCGTATGGAGGCCCCACCCCACATCTTCTCTGTCTCTGACAACGCCTATCAGGCCATGCTGACTG ACAGAGAGAACCAGTCTGTCCTGATTAC TGGAGAATCTGGTGCTGGAAAGACTGTGAACACCAAACGTGTCATCCAGTACTTTGCCACAGTTGCAGTTCATGGTGACAAGAAGAAAGAGCAGACTCCTGGCAAAATGCAG GGCTCTCTTGAGGATCAGATCATTGCTGCTAACCCTCTGCTTGAGGCTTATGGTAATGCCAAGACTGTGAGAAATGACAACTCCTCTCGTTTT ggtaaattCATCAGAATTCATTTCGGCACATCAGGAAAACTGGCTAGTGCTGATATTGAGACGT ATCTGCTGGAGAAGTCTAGAGTGACATTCCAGCTTCCAGATGAGAGAGGCTACCACATCTTCTACCAGATGATGACCAACCATAAGCCTGAGCTGATCG AAATGACGCTCATCACCACCAACCCTTATGACTTCCCCATGTGCAGTCAGGGTCAGATCacagtggcaagcattgatgaTAAAGAGGAGCTGGTTGCTACTGAT ACTGCTATTGACATTCTGGGCTTCAGTGCTGAAGAGAAGATGGGCATCTACAAGTTCACTGGAGCTGTGCTTCATCATGGTAACATGAAGTTCAAGCAGAAGCAGCGTGAGGAGCAGGCTGAGCCTGATGGCACAGAGG aGGCTGACAAAATCTCCTACCTTCTGGGTTTGAACTCTGCTGATATGCTGAAGGCTTTGTGCTACCCCAGAGTAAAAGTCGGTAACGAGTTTGTGACCAAAGGCCAAACAGTACCACAG GTTTACAACTCTGTTAGCGCCTTGTGCAAATCTATCTATGAGAGGATGTTCTTGTGGATGGTCGTTCGTATCAACCAGATGTTGGacacaaaacaacaaagaaaTTTCTTCATTGGTGTGCTGGATATCGCTGGCTTTGAGATTTTTGAT TTCAACAGCATGGAACAGCTGTGCATCAACTTCACCAACGAGAAACTGCAACAGTTTTTCAACCACCACATGTTTGTGCTGGAACAAGAGGAGTACAAGAAGGAGGGCATTGTTTGGGAATTCATTGACTTTGGCATGGACTTGGCTGCTTGCATTGAGCTAATTGAGAAG CCCATGGGTATCTTCTCCATTCTTGAAGAGGAGTGCATGTTCCCCAAGGCTACAGATACTTCCTTCAAGAACAAGCTGTATGATCAGCATCTTGGCAAGTGCAATGCTTTCCAGAAACCAAAGCCTGCCAAAGGCAAGGCTGAGGCCCACTTCTCCCTGGTCCACTACGCTGGAACTGTGGACTACAACATTTCTGGCTGGTTGGACAAGAACAAGGATCCACTGAACGAGTCTGTTGTGCAGCTTTACCAGAAGTCTTCTGTCAAACTGCTGGCTACTCTCTACCCACCTGTTGTTGAgg AGACTGGTGGTGGAAAGAAGGGAGGCAAGAAGAAGGGTGGTTCCATGCAGACTGTGTCTTCACAGTTTAGA GAGAACTTGGGCAAGCTCATGACCAACTTGAGGAGCACTCACCCTCACTTTGTGCGCTGTCTGATTCCCAATGAGTCCAAGATCCCAG GTCTCATGGAGAACCACCTGGTTATCCACCAGCTGAGGTGTAACGGTGTGCTGGAGGGCATCAGAATCTGCAGAAAGGGCTTCCCCAGCAGAATCCTCTATGGTGACTTCAAGCAGAG ATACAAGGTGCTGAATGCCAGTGTAATCCCAGAGGGACAGTTTATTGACAACAAGAAAGCTTCTGAGAAACTCCTGGGATCCATCGACGTTGATCACGACCAGTACAGATTTGGACACACAAAG gtGTTCTTCAAAGCTGGTCTTCTGGGTACTCTTGAGGAGATGCGTGATGAGAAACTGGCTGCTCTGGTCACAATGACTCAGGCTGTCTGCCGTGGTTATCTGATGAGGAGAGAGTTTGTGAAGATGATGGAGAGGAG GGATGCAATTTACACCATCCAATACAACGTCCGCTCTTTCATGAACGTCAAACACTGGCCATGGATGAAGGTTTACTACAAGATTAAGCCTCTGCTGAAGAGTGCTGAGACTGAGAAGGAGCTGGCAACTATGAAAGAGGACTTTGTAAAATGCAAAGAAGATCTTGCCAAGGCAGAGGCCAAAAAGAAGGAGCTTGAAGAGAAGATGGTGGCACTGCTGCAGGAGAAAAATGATCTGCAGCTGCAAGTAGCATCT GAATCTGAGAATCTGTCAGATGCTGAGGAGAGATGTGAAGGTCTGATCAAGAGCAAAATCCAGCTTGAagctaaactcaaagagacaacTGAGAGACTGGAAGATGAGGAAGAAATCAATGCTGAACTGACAGCCAAGAAGAGGAAGCTGGAGGATGAGTGCTCTGAGCTGAAGAAAGACATTGATGACCTGGAGCTCACCTTGGCAAAAGtggaaaaggagaaacatgccACTGAGAACAAG gtcaaaaacTTGACTGAGGAAATGGCAGCTCAGGACGAGAGCATTGGCAAACTTACGAAGGAGAAGAAAGCCCTCCAAGAGGCACATCAGCAGACCCTGGATGATCTCCAGGCAGAAGAGGACAAAGTCAACACCCTGACCAAATCCAAGACAAAGCTTGAGCAGCAAGTTGATGAT CTGGAAGGTTCCCTTGAACAAGAGAAGAAGCTCCGCATGGACCTTGAGAGAGCAAAGAGAAAGCTTGAAGGAGACCTGAAATTAGCCCAAGAGTCCATCATGGACCTCGAGAATGACAAGCAACAATCTGATGAGAAGCTGAAGAA AAAAGACTTTGAAACAAGCCAGCTGCTCAGCAAGATTGAAGATGAACAATCTCTGGGTGCTCAACTCCAGAAGAAGATCAAGGAGCttcag GCTCGCATTGAGGAACTGGAGGAAGAGATTGAGGCTGAGCGTGCTGCTCGTGCCAAGGTTGAGAAGCAGAGAGCTGATCTCTCCAGGGAACTTGAGGAGATCAGTGAGAGGCTTGAGGAGGCTGGAGGAGCCACTGCTGCTCAGATCGAGATGAATAAGAAGCGTGAAGCTGAATTCCAGAAGCTGCGTCGTGATCTTGAAGAGTCCACCCTCCAACATGAAGCTACGGCTGCTGCCCTCCGTAAGAAGCAGGCAGACAGTGTGGCCGAGCTGGGAGAGCAAATCGACAACCTCCAGCGTGTCAAGCAGAAGCTTGAGAAAGAGAAGAGTGAATTAAAAATGGAGATCGATGATCTCTCCAGCAACATGGAGGCTGTTGCCAAAGCAAAG GCCAATCTTGAGAAGATTTGCCGCACCCTTGAGGACCAACTAAGTGAAATTAAGTCCAAGAATGACGAGAACCTTCGCCAGATAAATGACCTCAGTGCTCAAAGAGCAAGACTTCAAACTGAAAATG GTGAGTTTGGCCGTCAACTGGAGGAGAAAGAGGCTCTGGTTTCTCAGCTCACCAGAGGCAAACAAGCTTTCACTCAGCAAATTGAGGAGCTTAAGAGGCAGATTGAAGAGGAGGTTAAG GCTAAGAATGCACTGGCCCATGCTGTGCAATCAGCCCGTCATGACTGCGACCTGCTCCGTGAGCAGTTTGAGGAAGAGCAGGAGGCAAAGGCTGAGCTGCAGAGGGGAATGTCAAAGGCCAACAGTGAAGTTGCACAGTGGAGAACCAAATATGAAACTGACGCCATCCAGCGCACTGAGGAGCTTGAAGAGTCCAA GAAGAAGTTGGCTCAGCGTCTGCAAGAGGCAGAAGAACAAATTGAGGCTGTGAACTCCAAATGTGCCTCTCTGGAGAAGACCAAACAGAGACTCCAGGGCGAGGTGGAGGACCTCATGATTGATGTGGAGAGAGCCAATTCTTTGGCTGCCAATCTTGACAAGAAGCAGAGGAACTTTGACAAg GTCCTGGCAGAATGGAAGCAGAAATATGAAGAAGGTCAGGCAGAGCTGGAAGGTGCCCAGAAAGAGGCTCGTTCACTCAGCACTGAGCTGTTCAAGATGAAAAACTCCTATGAGGAGTCTTTAGATCAGCTGGAGACCCTCAAGAGAGAGAACAAGAATCTGCAGC AGGAGATTTCAGACCTGACAGAGCAGCTGGGTGAGACTGGTAAGAGCATCCATGAGCTGGAAAAGGCCAAGAAGGCAGTGGAGACTGAAAAGGCAGAGATTCAGACCGCCCTGGAGGAGGCTGAA GGCACCCTGGAGCATGAGGAGTCCAAGATTCTTCGTGTCCAGCTTGAGCTTAACCAGGTCAAGGGGGAGATTGACAGGAAGCTTGCAGAGAAGGATGAGGAGATGGAGCAGATCAAGAGGAACAGCCAGAGAGTCATTGAATCCATGCagagcactctggactctgaggtCAGGAGCAGGAATGATGCCCTGAGAATCAAGAAGAAGATGGAGGGAGACCTTAATGAGATGGAGATTCAGCTGAGCCATGCCAATCGCCAGGCTTCTGAGGCCCAGAAACAGCTCAGGAACGTTCAGGGACAACTCAAG GATGCCCAGCTGCACCTTGACGATGCTCTGAGAGGACAGGAAGACATGAAGGAGCAGGTGGCAATGGTGGAGCGCAGAAACACTCTGATGCAAGCTGAGATTGAGGAGCTGAGAGCTGCTCTGGAGCAGACAGAGAGAGGCCGCAAAGTGGCTGAACAAGAGCTGGTGGACGCCAGTGAGCGTGTTGGGCTGCTGCACTCTCAG AACACAAGTCTCCTGAACACCAAGAAGAAGCTTGAGACTGACCTTGTTCAGATCCAGAGTGAAGTTGATGACACTGTACAGGAAGCCAGAAACGCAGAGGAGAAGGCCAAGAAGGCCATCACTGAT GCTGCAATGATGGCAGAGGAACTCAAGAAGGAGCAGGACACCAGTGCTCACCTTGAGAGGATGAAGAAGAATCTGGAGGTGACAGTGAAGGACCTGCAGCACCGTCTGGATGAGGCTGAGAATCTGGCCATGAAGGGAGGAAAGAAACAACTCCAGAAACTGGAGTCCAGA GTCCGTGAGCTTGAGGCTGAAGTTGAAGCAGAGCAGAGACGTGGAGCTGATGCTGTTAAAGGTGTCCGCAAATATGAGAGAAGAGTCAAGGAGCTCACCTACCAG ACTGAGGAGGATAAGAAGAACCTCAACAGACTGCAGGATCTGGTTGACAAGCTTCAGCTGAAGGTCAAGGCTTACAAGAGGCAGTCTGAAGAAGCT GAGGAACAAGCCAATACTCACCTTTCCAAGTTGAGGAAGGCGCAGCATGAGTTGGAGGAGGCTGAGGAGCGTGCAGACATTGCTGAGTCTCAGGTCAACAAGCTCAGAGCCAAGAGCCGTGATGCTGGAAAG GGCAAAGAGGCAGCTGAGTGA